A window of the Hordeum vulgare subsp. vulgare chromosome 5H, MorexV3_pseudomolecules_assembly, whole genome shotgun sequence genome harbors these coding sequences:
- the LOC123399615 gene encoding putative gamma-glutamylcyclotransferase At3g02910, which translates to MGAAAAEGEKRTLVFTYGTLKRGFSNHGLLQDLTRAGDAAFVAAAATAEPLPLVCGPYRVPFLLNLPGEHGCQRVKGELYSVTARGLARLDELEGVSRAHYERLPVSVVVVVDGEREAAATEGAVAYYAHRGYAAEMWARSGRRGHAEYSPAVAAGYVRRVDRPQHLTFLDQIRVFVSSKS; encoded by the coding sequence atgggcgcggcggcggcggagggggagAAGCGGACGCTGGTGTTCACGTACGGGACGCTGAAGCGGGGCTTCTCCAACCACGGGCTGCTGCAGGACCTGACGCGGGCCGGTGACGCGGCCTTCGTGGCCGCCGCGGCCACCGCGGAGCCCCTCCCGCTCGTCTGCGGGCCATACCGCGTCCCCTTCCTCCTCAACCTGCCCGGCGAGCACGGCTGCCAGCGCGTCAAGGGGGAGCTCTACTCCGTCACCGCCAGGGGCCTCGCCCGGCTCGACGAGCTCGAGGGCGTCTCGCGGGCGCACTACGAGCGTCTCCCCGtctccgtcgtcgtcgtcgtcgatgggGAACGGGAGGCCGCCGCGACGGAGGGCGCGGTGGCCTACTACGCGCACCGCGGGTACGCGGCGGAGATGTGGGCGCGGAGCGGGCGGCGGGGCCACGCCGAGTACTCGCCGGCGGTGGCGGCCGGGTACGTCCGCCGCGTCGACCGGCCCCAGCACCTCACCTTCCTCGACCAGATCCGCGTCTTCGTCTCATCCAAGTCCTAG